The following proteins come from a genomic window of Dreissena polymorpha isolate Duluth1 chromosome 1, UMN_Dpol_1.0, whole genome shotgun sequence:
- the LOC127848554 gene encoding SIN3-HDAC complex-associated factor-like, producing the protein MFSFHKPKIYRSNNGCCICRAKSSSSRFTDSSKYEQEFEKCFQIREKRCGEICNACVLLVKRWKKLPDGTNRHWNHVVDARAGPGTKSTLKMKNKLSPTMQKYKSPLKSKQRSSTGPSSLPSQTFSIPSPLPDELSGYDDSLDKSDMFSQASDESEESDLEPSTTHNTRPETHYQISPFLDLTYWKMTQVCCGMIFKGMNGEVLLDPTLLKPCWSCKKTKSDSKSKRPRLLKTDLSRSTSMEDTDSNSSAPSFNGKDFYEIDTPDPETPPDSPAESLKEDSDPEHMTLIDSPNLKFVSDHSISLEF; encoded by the exons ATGTTTAGCTTTCATAAACCAAAAATATACCGGAGTAACAATGGGTGCTGTATTTGTCGTGCCAAATCTTCCAGTTCACGATTCACAGACAGTTCAAAGTATGAACAAGAGTTtgaaaaatgctttcaaatacGAGAAAAGCGTTGCGGAGAAATATGCAATGCCTGTGTGTTACTGGTCAAAAGATGGAAAAAACTTCCTGATGGAACAAATAGACACTGGAATCAT gTGGTAGATGCGAGAGCTGGACCAGGGACAAAATCTACactgaaaatgaaaaacaagttgAGTCCAACCATGCAGAAGTACAAGTCTCCATTAAAGAGCAAACAGCGATCAAGTACAGGACCCTCATCCCTGCCATCACAGACTTTCTCCATTCCGAGCCCCTTGCCAGATGAGTTGTCAG GTTACGACGACAGTTTAGACAAGTCTGACATGTTCAGTCAAGCTTCGGACGAGAGTGAAGAGTCAGACTTGGAGCCGAGCACGACACATAACACACGTCCAGAGACGCATTACCAAATCAGTCCCTTTCTTGATCTCACTTACTGGAAGAT GACTCAGGTTTGCTGTGGCATGATATTCAAAGGCATGAACGGCGAAGTTTTGCTCGACCCCACACTCCTGAAACCATGTTGGTCCTGCAAGAAAACCAAGTCGGACTCTAAAAGTAAAAGACCACGCTTGCTTAAAACCGATCTGTCTAGGAGCACATCAATGGAGGATACCGACAGCAACTCTAGTGCACCGAGCTTCAACGGGAAAGACTTTTATGAGATTGACACTCCAGACCCAGAAACCCCACCTGACAGTCCAGCAGAAAGTTTGAAGGAAGACTCTGACCCAGAACACATGACACTCATTGATTCTCCCAATTTGAAGTTTGTGTCCGATCACAGTATATCTCTGGAATTTTAA